In Nitrospirota bacterium, a single window of DNA contains:
- a CDS encoding DJ-1/PfpI family protein: MASVLVILAEGFEEIEAVAVIDILRRAEINTVVAGLKEGFITSARGVKIIPDCTLDSVSAGSFDMVVLPGGMPGTMNLAADTRVKAIVSSMYNDGKYTAAICAAPFVLSEAGVLNGKTATSHPSFQDKIKAATVSKTDRVVIDGKVVTSQGAGTAIEFALKIVELFCGAERAESIHAAMVCS, from the coding sequence ATGGCATCAGTGTTAGTGATATTAGCAGAGGGGTTTGAGGAAATAGAGGCGGTAGCGGTAATAGATATATTAAGGCGTGCTGAGATAAACACCGTAGTTGCTGGGTTAAAGGAGGGGTTTATTACAAGCGCAAGGGGGGTTAAAATAATACCGGACTGTACGCTGGACAGCGTTAGTGCCGGGAGTTTTGATATGGTGGTTTTACCCGGAGGAATGCCAGGGACAATGAATCTTGCCGCAGATACCCGCGTCAAAGCAATAGTTTCCAGTATGTACAATGACGGCAAATATACAGCCGCTATATGTGCGGCGCCATTTGTACTTTCTGAGGCAGGAGTGCTTAACGGAAAAACAGCGACAAGCCATCCCTCATTTCAGGATAAAATCAAAGCCGCCACGGTTTCTAAAACAGACCGTGTTGTGATTGACGGCAAAGTGGTAACAAGCCAGGGGGCCGGCACGGCGATAGAGTTTGCTTTAAAAATTGTAGAGTTGTTTTGTGGCGCAGAGCGCGCAGAGTCCATTCATGCTGCCATGGTGTGTTCATAA
- a CDS encoding DUF2318 domain-containing protein has translation MSNGVFEVSVDNIKEKTPVFYAYNNNGKTIKFFVVRVNGKVRSYFDVCNSCKAKNLGYRNYEAGVECRACLIRIPYDELETGIGSCYPYHLKGEEKGGKYVIAKEEIQKANEYL, from the coding sequence TTGTCCAACGGCGTTTTTGAAGTTAGCGTTGATAATATAAAAGAGAAAACTCCGGTTTTTTACGCTTATAATAATAATGGAAAGACTATAAAATTTTTTGTAGTCAGAGTGAATGGCAAGGTCAGGTCATACTTTGACGTTTGCAACTCCTGCAAGGCCAAAAATCTCGGATACAGAAATTATGAGGCAGGAGTTGAGTGCCGTGCCTGTCTTATCAGAATACCATACGATGAACTTGAAACAGGAATTGGCAGTTGCTACCCCTATCACCTCAAAGGAGAGGAAAAGGGTGGCAAATACGTTATCGCAAAAGAAGAAATACAAAAGGCGAATGAATATCTGTAA
- a CDS encoding sulfurtransferase TusA family protein, with translation MTEQQVSKTVDCTGMSCPMPVIKTKKGIEGITVGQVLKVISTDMGAKNDIPALISRLGHKLKEIKEDGRTLSFYIEKTGGISDAIN, from the coding sequence ATGACGGAACAACAGGTATCAAAAACAGTTGACTGTACGGGGATGAGTTGTCCGATGCCGGTAATCAAGACAAAAAAGGGCATTGAAGGTATTACGGTAGGACAGGTGCTGAAGGTTATTTCAACAGATATGGGAGCAAAGAATGATATTCCTGCTCTTATAAGCAGACTTGGGCACAAACTTAAAGAAATAAAAGAAGACGGGCGTACGCTATCGTTTTATATCGAAAAGACAGGGGGTATTAGTGATGCCATTAATTAA
- a CDS encoding TetR/AcrR family transcriptional regulator, translated as MSEDTKHEPDTRKKILDTAFEEIYLNGYQGASLNRIIEKSGFTKGALYHYFKSKKELALAAISETMSVFLKQYWELPLLNQPDPLCALINHLKNLPTIVFEHCKVFEIKHGCPLNNLIQEMSPIDEDFARILEKHFNEWQDILTKIIEQAKTKGQVEKDVNPADAAMFLLSCLEGCITTAKKSNSMDIFIRCTAQIEHYINSLKA; from the coding sequence ATGAGTGAAGACACCAAACACGAGCCGGATACAAGAAAAAAAATATTAGATACTGCCTTTGAAGAGATCTACTTAAACGGCTACCAGGGAGCATCGCTAAACAGAATAATCGAAAAATCAGGTTTCACCAAGGGAGCACTGTATCACTATTTTAAGTCCAAAAAGGAGCTGGCCCTTGCTGCTATTTCTGAAACTATGTCTGTTTTTCTTAAACAATACTGGGAACTACCGCTGCTTAACCAACCAGATCCACTGTGTGCGCTCATTAATCACCTCAAAAACCTTCCAACTATTGTGTTTGAACACTGTAAGGTCTTTGAAATCAAGCACGGCTGCCCTCTAAATAACCTCATTCAGGAAATGTCTCCAATAGATGAGGATTTTGCGAGGATTTTAGAGAAGCATTTCAATGAGTGGCAGGATATTTTAACCAAAATCATAGAGCAGGCTAAAACAAAAGGGCAAGTAGAAAAAGACGTCAATCCGGCAGATGCGGCCATGTTCTTATTGTCCTGCCTTGAAGGGTGCATCACCACTGCCAAAAAGAGTAACTCTATGGATATTTTTATTCGCTGCACAGCTCAGATAGAGCATTACATCAACTCACTTAAGGCATAA
- a CDS encoding response regulator produces MIDSGANGKNKRKKCPYIAQMKVLIVDDESDFATALSERLQLRGYEATAVFSAQDGFAAFTSNPPDIVFLDVRMPGVDGIAAFNEFKKINPDVEIVLISGQLQTNENLGRVKEFTFDFLVKPVDINDIIKKIKEVSARKNAAEI; encoded by the coding sequence ATGATAGACTCAGGTGCAAATGGCAAAAATAAACGCAAAAAGTGCCCTTACATTGCTCAGATGAAAGTGCTGATAGTGGATGATGAGAGTGATTTCGCAACAGCGCTGTCGGAACGGCTACAGTTGAGGGGGTATGAGGCAACGGCTGTGTTTTCAGCACAAGATGGTTTTGCGGCTTTTACAAGTAACCCGCCCGATATAGTTTTTCTTGACGTCAGAATGCCGGGTGTTGACGGGATTGCCGCTTTTAATGAGTTTAAAAAGATAAATCCTGATGTGGAAATAGTCCTCATTTCGGGACAGTTACAAACAAACGAAAATCTCGGCAGAGTAAAAGAATTTACCTTTGATTTTCTTGTTAAACCGGTTGATATAAACGACATAATCAAGAAAATAAAAGAGGTTTCTGCCAGAAAAAACGCAGCAGAAATTTAG
- a CDS encoding response regulator, translating to MDHKSFLKKSVTIPQLCEHIKELMEKYDIFLGKNAILVIITCLDDQCSTVIEFIKREMRKFHPAKYGDTDDSDDLIHLEKFYGMRLFGGIFIPKVKTYESLLPASHHIPERNDGKLLILNFSHIGYDSNTGSFGVMVRYGHEKSSPACGAIKFCYDKILAEDDPPADADLKSLSKHIKKVVKKYKIKKEENGYDILEVTLRAFDDQIPWVTEQLSHLAVTDQISILYMGGVEVDYSKNCDELSSDRMVILKRLYIDKSGKVETMDKMLTVLIVDDEPIVGKRLKPALEKMGCEVEIFENPRLALSRIMEKEFDVVVTDIRMDEVDGLEVLETVRTKSERTKVVLITGYAMMELARQAMEKGAFDFIAKPFKPDDLRNVIMKAAESLGFTDLK from the coding sequence ATGGATCATAAAAGTTTTCTTAAAAAATCAGTTACTATTCCTCAACTATGTGAACACATAAAAGAATTAATGGAAAAATATGACATTTTCCTGGGTAAAAACGCTATTCTTGTAATCATAACCTGCCTTGATGACCAGTGCTCAACTGTAATAGAGTTTATAAAGCGGGAAATGAGAAAATTTCATCCTGCAAAGTATGGTGATACAGATGATTCTGACGACTTAATTCATCTTGAAAAGTTTTATGGTATGAGACTATTTGGCGGGATTTTCATCCCGAAGGTAAAAACATATGAGAGCCTTTTGCCTGCGTCACACCATATTCCTGAAAGAAATGACGGTAAGTTATTAATATTAAACTTCTCCCATATCGGCTATGACAGCAACACAGGCAGCTTTGGAGTCATGGTGCGCTACGGACATGAGAAATCATCGCCAGCTTGTGGTGCTATAAAGTTCTGTTACGATAAGATATTGGCAGAAGATGACCCTCCAGCCGATGCCGACTTAAAATCCCTTTCAAAACATATCAAGAAAGTTGTGAAAAAGTATAAAATTAAAAAAGAGGAAAATGGATACGATATTTTAGAAGTTACCCTGAGGGCTTTTGACGACCAGATTCCCTGGGTAACGGAGCAGCTGTCGCATCTGGCGGTAACTGACCAAATAAGTATATTATATATGGGCGGCGTAGAGGTTGATTACAGTAAAAACTGCGATGAGCTTAGCAGTGACAGGATGGTAATATTAAAAAGATTGTACATAGACAAAAGCGGGAAGGTAGAGACAATGGATAAAATGCTGACTGTACTGATAGTGGATGATGAGCCGATAGTGGGAAAGAGGCTTAAACCGGCACTTGAGAAAATGGGCTGCGAGGTGGAGATTTTTGAAAATCCCAGGCTTGCGCTTAGCCGCATTATGGAAAAGGAATTTGATGTGGTTGTAACCGACATCAGAATGGATGAGGTGGACGGCCTTGAGGTTTTAGAGACAGTCAGAACCAAGTCAGAGCGGACAAAGGTTGTGTTGATAACCGGCTACGCAATGATGGAACTGGCTCGTCAGGCTATGGAAAAAGGAGCATTTGATTTCATAGCAAAACCATTCAAACCGGATGACCTGCGTAACGTAATCATGAAGGCAGCCGAGTCGCTGGGATTTACGGATTTAAAATAA
- a CDS encoding ABC transporter permease: MTGLLMQYSLRNLFRRRLTTTLTALGMALVVFVFAAVLMLSNGFVRTLVTTGSYYNAIVLRKSAGVEIQSQITHEDADIIESHSDAQTDVDGRRLSAREIVILISLSKKITGKPANVVIRGVTDKSYRLRPVVKLSEGRFPRAGSTEIVIGKSIAKGFQGTEIGQRLRFAMQDWVVVGIFDAGNRGFNSEIWGDLNVISQFFRRNVYSSVIFQLKSGKMFEAVKERIIHDPRLKVDVKRENLYYEEQSEMMSKFLNILGISLTLIFSIGAIIGAMITMYTATATRIAEIGTLRALGFKRFSILMAFVFESLLLGGAGGIAGLFFASFLQFFTVSTMNWQTFSELAFTFSINIEIILSGFAFSLIMGFAGGVLPAIKAARMNIVDSLRNA, translated from the coding sequence ATGACAGGGCTTTTGATGCAGTATTCTCTGAGAAACCTTTTCAGACGGCGGCTGACCACAACTCTGACGGCCTTGGGGATGGCCCTTGTGGTGTTTGTGTTTGCAGCGGTGCTGATGCTTTCCAATGGATTTGTCCGGACGCTTGTTACAACCGGTTCATACTATAACGCCATAGTGTTGAGGAAATCGGCCGGGGTGGAGATTCAAAGCCAGATAACCCATGAGGATGCAGACATTATAGAAAGCCACTCCGATGCACAAACAGACGTTGACGGGAGAAGACTCTCGGCACGTGAAATAGTGATACTGATAAGCCTCTCTAAGAAAATAACCGGTAAACCGGCTAATGTAGTAATTCGCGGGGTAACAGACAAGTCTTACAGGTTAAGGCCAGTGGTTAAACTCAGTGAGGGCAGGTTTCCTCGTGCCGGTTCAACAGAGATTGTCATAGGGAAAAGCATTGCAAAGGGATTTCAGGGAACAGAAATTGGACAGCGTCTTCGTTTTGCCATGCAGGACTGGGTGGTAGTGGGCATATTTGATGCCGGTAACAGAGGGTTTAACTCTGAAATATGGGGCGATTTAAATGTGATTTCGCAGTTTTTCAGAAGAAACGTGTATTCTTCAGTTATTTTTCAACTTAAGAGCGGCAAGATGTTTGAGGCTGTAAAGGAGAGAATAATCCATGATCCCCGCCTTAAAGTTGACGTCAAACGTGAAAACCTTTACTACGAGGAGCAGTCAGAGATGATGTCAAAGTTTCTTAATATATTGGGTATATCCCTGACCTTGATATTTTCCATTGGGGCAATAATCGGGGCCATGATAACCATGTACACGGCAACGGCAACCAGGATTGCTGAAATTGGCACCCTCAGGGCGTTGGGGTTTAAACGCTTCAGCATACTGATGGCATTTGTTTTTGAGTCGCTGCTTTTAGGAGGTGCCGGAGGAATTGCAGGATTATTTTTTGCGTCTTTTTTGCAGTTCTTTACGGTATCCACTATGAATTGGCAGACATTTTCCGAACTGGCTTTTACGTTTTCTATAAACATTGAGATAATCCTGTCAGGGTTTGCATTTTCCCTGATAATGGGTTTTGCCGGAGGCGTTCTTCCTGCCATAAAAGCAGCCCGGATGAATATCGTGGACTCACTAAGGAATGCTTAA